One region of Armigeres subalbatus isolate Guangzhou_Male chromosome 3, GZ_Asu_2, whole genome shotgun sequence genomic DNA includes:
- the LOC134225842 gene encoding E3 ubiquitin-protein ligase hyd isoform X3, with protein MSTLHFVVHPLPGTEDQLNDRIREVADKINKYGVQALPALHSLKVPVKQIVIGPAHLGVLLEDGRAFRVAFSIIPERLDLSKQDANKASGNAAGSTASQSNNNSKNSPASRQCRSRARIMRTSNTVRGGSSSQGSGSRSTGVIMGGGSSGSRSLVSVPAPFVPEELVTQAQVVLQGKSRNLIIRELQRTNLDVNLAVNNLLSRDDEGGDDTEEGSDNYVAEDLISLLDGGFHGDNSVIIDAEAMFSEDMFGFSNIRNLMLYSRSRSERNQSSSSSSAAAAGGGGSGTGGGGGGSGSGSGGGGGGSSGSAGGSGAAGGSGSGADVGSGRQSSGSTAGVGGSTGNGVSVAGSGVGGSVGVGSGSSGSGGLTSAEREGFGRWRDRQYFGPRRWFQSGREDGWDKESVKLYYSLDPKKKEFGSGYPLWVSDELEPWPEKDQPVRFTEIASLYSEFIGVTSKGELHQWRWADVEPYRSSESVNIFHPKTVPLNLLYEKVTHISATSIRCSVSTESGRIATWMDELLGYAGNKLEHVATSYPEFALDKIVSLHTCTLYTVARTESGELFWWGVLPFGQRKRLWDKYKAKAKKPVRPSVNTPEVTVGAQVCMKNSPMYQHGAIGFTISNGVPKVGQLLNAAWDLTNICRFKLLSMSTLSQQLGLVTGPSTSAPLNNLAPMIEKEKPPSTNSTSSKQNSGGSNKETADRLDMPPPPSPASSTCSDTGSVSNSHKRQKRMAPKDDSDTKKDEEQWLLKDVIFVEDVRSVPIGRVLKVDGDYAAVKFPPLIPPGSSSAATGSGSKDKLDDTIEAWQDCRLLRKDDLQVIKSATTSRVPDCFQKIPRRIVLNPHLPSGETGSQLLTIAVDSKGIHAIMRTGSKLHYCLFNLNTGRQEQDSVFPTDIASFLGTVPSNVSLTCAGDCSESVLLLRDGNNTIYPMSKDCVDAIRDPTWLDLPPIKCIAAASLTLPSVGVNLKSQVSLVVLAPEQQLLMSRILRCDLEGVRHVLGQLEGELKSQLLSVISEHTDGNRNIVHACISMCSPTSNKDSDHDPLAQGGSGNGSNANSGSGGSGSNSAALECINVITNTMMGNRPVSIREIMRRSVNRELDASNSNSAPLPPGSDDAPGGSLPVVYWPPEYDPTSGDEDSLSGMNTSQSQKSMNENYISDPNERRANALQIVQLLCENPVLQPYLRQLLSAKDAQGQTPFMLAVTCRAYQAGIIVFNAILKIANSDSAVRDSMIFPPGSAPDQSPLGILCCNDTCSFTWTGADHINQDIFECRTCGLTGSLCCCTECAKVCHKGHDCKLKRTSPTAYCDCWEKCKCKALIAGNQTKRYELLCKIATDTDLVTRFNSRGESILLFLIQTVGRQMVEQRQYRATSRMRNSSGSARKTPSLDTESDMPEHDLEPPRFARKALDRLLNDWPAVRSMIMTGAELEKPIIPNPNQPFYDDDNQQVYLQSQSGTTLLDKFTHSLIVRCNSDPLEKLLVTLVNELQNETISGRIEEAQKVARRFVRSVARVFVIFSIERFHNPEKSRNSTTQTKHLQAYRRVFTTLFKFAIEELIEISDALITPVRLGVVKPTAPFSLSSNSIDSTDDLFSVEPLAPPTNRAANVVDIASGSSRGDVIETERSSNSGFMSRINLRLRDIEDNNDADQMAQDDGETSEQEEMSEREQITPRRSVSVRAVSSSVAINANEEESQDPLRNEEAAQGESDTEFNFHEAETESDSDDNQSTQDAQRSVQTGATAGSDTGEDDSGDSSQPDDEGSEDGESDDHSHEDFSLADEQLERRQTSGGNQRTNLAPQSMQWAIRSRETTGPERVRLTTGGSNLVFIDPNALRRTTAASAAVTAAQQQETPTMTTTASALARAFGIVLRQISDLIGMLPTSFAGASSALDVTHQEAVQLQEYVEKRLKPTWDWILTVMEATEAQLRFGASLTDSTDPTHPLHPLNTPSTTSSSSNNASSSGGMMGVLAGSRNRAAITTLGATTARSLGFSDSTNNERSSRDGGSSSDAASSRRDFLTYCLSLMRAHNSEHRDFLPVLDVTALRHVAYVLDAILFYMRATNDCDIDRTTTGLNTWDDQDENENEDAEEDISTSIVMDTDSVDDDMMRPSLGRRHSFFQRSDSTLCLGCPAPDPFNTPLAEALPLADQPHLLQPNARREELFGMPKRPITLPPNSQQPGECNVNLEVPPVRLSLSSTIRNEGSSSSLGGSAPNASTVETVAMEIYQDETSQENKQSGSNNTVEISIPVSIYQDSKQHKTTIVVNEKGEAISPIKEITVGAEGESKAGPSSEQSQSPKPPPPPPPIASVSGPSGDNYYKKNRLFYIKNKYNEESDVEVDEVSISSDEPQDLSQSLIKIDVDTDQDHDELSESDSEDAPQLMVKRQKLDENAMNEDGSLVVAQQDASTSSIRPPIIVTRRKVSIEGAQQGVGVSGSEGSATIMATQGNSPSVGSLTEQQGTITSFVTYTTSGNQVTVSTGPAASGSPGKSVIVRAGPSSSFSPSASSNAAEVIQHAEAMDLQEISAHVTVETTPNVQQTVQPELPPRGIYLRSGNSQGSLNTSILSDILLGRWRLSLILFGRVFLEDVGVEPGSVIYELNGFPVKEAKFRRYMEKLRNAQQKDLTLSKMERNRAALLTQTFKELNTHYNNRRLQSPLAFSRVKVTFKDEPGEGSGVARSFYTSIAEALLANEKLPNLDAAQTGSAKYTSVPFNTMMQRSRGTSSGAGGSSSTGAGGSSSASRDSSVRRGLSSKQPLWRPNRESRKTLNYDARPFRPASEQVQVSAGSGGVGGNNSPPFLHINDSLPAHQQQLGERLYPKVQALYPNNAPKITGMLLDLPATQILMLLASEESLRQKANEALEIILSRQRLEIDNLSVGGVGGSSSSASAGGGSVEQQAGNSSGFPQGSSAGLSKKSGPVLILEDCQLDAPLFYSPGKRGFYSPRQGYPSSDRLNAFRNVGRLIGLCLLQNELFPLFLQRHVLKHILGRQIRFHDLAFFDPVVYDSLRQLVKDSNTKSGINILQSLELNFVIDLIPEEGSGSVEIVPGGRDIQVNESNVFDYVRKYAEYRMIKTQEKALDAIRSGVFDVLPDTALDQLTAEDLRLLLNGVGDIHVGTLISYTSFNDESNESSDKLLKFKRWLWSVVEKMSNLERQDLVYFWTGSPALPASEDGFQPMPSVTIRPADDAHLPTANTCISRLYIPLYSSKAVLRHKLLLAIKTKNFGFV; from the exons AATCCGTGAGGTTGCGGACAAAATCAACAAGTATGGTGTTCAAGCGCTACCGGCACTTCACTCGCTCAAAGTTCCAGTCAAACAAATCGTAATCGGACCAGCTCACCTCGGTGTGCTGCTCGAAGATGGACGTGCGTTCCGCGTTGCTTTCTCGATCATCCCGGAACGGTTGGATTTGAGTAAACAGGATGCAAACAAGGCCAGTGGTAATGCCGCTGGCAGCACCGCCAGCCAATCCAATAATAACTCGAAGAATTCCCCAGCCTCGAGGCAATGTCGCTCTCGGGCTCGGATCATGCGCACGAGCAATACGGTGCGCGGCGGCAGCAGTTCACAGGGATCCGGTTCACGCAGCACCGGAGTCATAATGGGCGGGGGATCGTCCGGCAGTCGGTCGCTTGTTTCGGTGCCGGCTCCATTCGTACCGGAGGAGCTAGTGACACAGGCACAGGTAGTGCTGCAAGGCAAAAGCCGAAATCTGATCATCAGAGAACTGCAACGGACGAATCTTGACGTAAACCTAGCGGTGAACAATTTGCTCTCACGTGACGATGAGGGCGGTGACGACACAGAGGAGGGCAGCGATAACTATGTCGCTGAGGATCTGATTTCTCTACTCGACGGAGGTTTCCACGGAGACAACAGTGTGATCATAGATGCGGAAGCGATGTTTTCTGAGGACATGTTTGGATTTTCGAACATTAGAAA TTTGATGTTATACAGTCGTTCTCGCAGTGAACGAAATCAGAGCAGCTCATCATCGTCGGCTGCCGCTGCAGGAGGAGGCGGAAGCGGAACCGGTGGCGGTGGAGGAGGAAGTGGCTCTGGTAGTggtggaggaggaggaggaagtTCGGGTAGCGCAGGAGGATCTGGAGCAGCCGGGGGAAGTGGTAGTGGTGCCGACGTAGGCTCCGGTCGTCAGAGTAGTGGAAGTACCGCtggcgttggtggttccaccgGGAATGGTGTCAGTGTTGCTGGGAGCGGTGTTGGTGGATCAGTTGGAGTCGGCAGCGGAAGCAGTGGATCTGGTGGCCTAACCAGTGCCGAGAGGGAAGGATTCGGCCGGTGGCGTGATCGACAGTACTTCGGACCACGCCGATGGTTCCAGAGCGGACGCGAAGACGGATGGGACAAAGAAAGTG TGAAACTTTACTACTCCCTAGAtccgaagaagaaagaatttgGATCCGGTTATCCACTGTGGGTATCAGACGAATTGGAACCCTGGCCGGAGAAAGATCAGCCTGTACGATTTACCGAAATTGCGTCGCTTTACTCCGAGTTCATCGGGGTGACCAGTAAAGGTGAATTACATCAATGGCGTTGGGCTGACGTGGAACCATATCGAAGTAGTGAATCGGTCAATATCTTCCACCCGAAAACGGTGCCTTTGAACTTGCTATACGAGAAGGTTACCCACATTTCAGCGACTTCGATCCGTTGTTCGGTGTCTACTGAGAGTGGCCGGATTGCCACCTGGATGGATGAACTACTTGGCTATGCTGGAAATAAGTTGGAACATGTGGCCACAAGTTATCCGGAGTTTGCTCTCGACAAGATCGTGTCTCTACATACGTGCACTTTATATACGGTAGCAAGAACTGAAAGTGGCGAACTATTTTGGTGGGGTGTTCTACCTTTCGGACAACGAAAACGTCTATGGGATAAATACAAAGCCAAAGCTAAAAAACCGGTACGACCGAGCGTGAACACCCCGGAGGTGACGGTCGGTGCCCAGGTTTGTATGAAGAATAGTCCCATGTATCAGCATGGCGCCATTGGATTCACAATTTCAAACGGTGTTCCTAAAGTCGGTCAGCTACTCAACGCTGCCTGGGATTTGACCAACATTTGTCGATTTAAACTTTTGTCAATGTCTACACTATCGCAGCAATTGGGACTGGTGACGGGACCGAGCACTAGTGCTCCATTGAACAATTTGGCTCCGATGATCGAAAAAGAAAAGCCTCCCAGTACGAATAGTACCAGTTCTAAGCAGAACTCCGGTGGCAGTAATAAAGAGACGGCCGATCGGTTGGATATGCCTCCGCCACCTTCGCCAGCCTCGAGTACATGTAGCGACACCGGTAGCGTGAGCAATTCCCATAAGCGACAGAAGCGAATGGCCCCGAAGGACGATTCCGACActaagaaggatgaagaacaGTGGCTACTAAA GGATGTCATTTTTGTCGAAGATGTCCGCTCGGTTCCGATCGGACGAGTGTTGAAAGTAGATGGCGATTATGCGGCGGTTAAATTTCCTCCGTTGATACCACCGGGAAGCTCTAGTGCTGCTACCGGCAGCGGCAGTAAGGATAAGCTCGACGATACAATCGAAGCTTGGCAAGATTGCCGATTGCTTCGAAAGGACGACCTTCAGGTGATAAAATCAGCCACCACCTCCCGTGTGCCCGATTGCTTCCAGAAGATCCCCAGAAGAATAGTACTGAATCCACATCTCCCCAGTGGGGAGACCGGTTCACAGCTATTGACAATAGCGGTTGACTCCAAAGGTATTCATGCCATCATGAGAACTGGAAGTAAGTTGCACTATTGTTTGTTCAACTTGAATACTGGACGCCAGGAGCAAGACAGTGTTTTTCCAACCGATATTGCGTCCTTCTTGGGAACCGTACCGTCGAATGTTTCGTTGACATGCGCTGGTGATTGTTCGGAAAGTGTTTTGCTGCTGCGAGACGGCAACAATACCATCTACCCCATGTCAAAGGATTGCGTTGACGCTATTAGAGATCCAACTTGGCTAGATCTACCACCAATAAAGTGTATTGCAGCTGCATCGCTGACGCTTCCTTCGGTCGGAGTGAATTTAAAATCGCAGGTGTCACTTGTAGTATTGGCGCCTGAACAACAACTGTTGATGTCTAGAATTTTGAGATGTGATCTGGAAGGGGTTCGCCATGTGCTTGGTCAGTTGGAAGGAGAGCTTAAAAGTCAACTGTTGTCAGTCATTTCGGAACATACCGACGGTAATAGAAACATTGTACACGCCTGCATCAGCATGTGTTCGCCAACATCAAATAAAGATTCTGATCATGATCCTTTAGCACAAGGTGGATCAGGAAATGGTTCTAATGCCAATAGTGGTTCTGGAGGTTCAGGATCTAATTCCGCAGCCCTAGAATGCATAAATGTAATCACTAATACCATGATGGGTAACCGCCCTGTAAGCATCCGAGAAATCATGCGTCGCAGTGTTAATCGTGAATTAGATGCTTCGAATTCAAACAGTGCCCCTCTTCCACCAGGAAGTGACGATGCACCAGGTGGATCTTTACCTGTTGTCTATTGGCCTCCAGAATATGATCCGACAAGTGGTGATGAGGACAGCCTGAGTGGCATGAATACTTCTCAGTCTCAGAAATCTATGAATGAAAATTACATCTCCGATCCCAACGAACGACGAGCAAACGCCCTCCAGATTGTGCAACTTCTGTGTGAAAACCCCGTTTTACAACCTTATTTAAGACAACTATTGAGCGCTAAGGACGCCCAGGGACAAACCCCGTTCATGCTGGCCGTGACATGTCGTGCCTATCAGGCAGGAATCATTGTGTTTAATGCAATATTGAAAATCGCCAATAGTGACTCTGCCGTACGTGATTCAATGATCTTTCCACCGGGAAGTGCTCCTGATCAATCACCACTAGGAATCTTGTGCTGCAATGACACCTGCTCCTTCACTTGGACTGGAGCAGACCATATTAATCAGGATATTTTCGAGTGTCGCACCTGTGGCCTTACAGGATCTTTGTGTTGTTGCACGGAGTGTGCCAAGGTTTGTCACAAAGGACACGATTGCAAACTGAAACGCACTTCTCCCACTGCCTATTGCGACTGTTGGGAAAAATGCAAATGTAAAGCGTTGATCGCTGGTAATCAAACCAAACGCTACGAATTACTATGTAAGATAGCCACTGACACTGACTTGGTTACACGGTTTAACTCTCGTGGAGAGTCTATTCTTCTGTTTTTGATTCAAACTGTTGGCCGTCAAATGGTCGAACAACGTCAGTATCGCGCCACGTCACGAATGCGTAATTCTTCGGGGAGTGCTCGAAAAACACCATCCCTGGATACAGAGAGCGACATGCCGGAGCATGACTTAGAACCACCTCGCTTTGCGAGAAAAGCGCTGGATCGCCTGTTGAACGATTGGCCGGCGGTTCGCTCGATGATCATGACAGGTGCTGAACTAGAGAAACCCATCATCCCCAATCCGAATCAACCATTCTATGACGATGACAATCAGCAAGTTTATCTGCAGTCGCAGAGTGGGACAACCCTACTGGATAAATTTACTCACAGTTTGATTGTGCGATGCAATAGTGATCCGTTGGAAAAATTGCTCGTTACGCTGGTTAACGAGTTGCAAAATGAAACCATTTCTGGAAGGATTGAAGAAGCTCAGAAAGTAGCAAGGCGGTTTGTTCGCTCGGTTGCACGAGTATTTGTCATCTTTAGCATCGAGCGTTTCCACAACCcggaaaagtcaagaaattcTACGACGCAAACAAAGCATTTGCAGGCGTACCGTCGCGTATTTACCACTCTGTTCAAATTTGCAATCGAGGAATTGATTGAGATATCCGATGCGTTGATCACCCCGGTACGGTTGGGTGTTGTCAAACCGACAGCACCGTTTTCATTGTCGTCCAATAGTATAGAT AGTACCGATGATTTGTTCTCCGTAGAACCGTTGGCTCCTCCAACGAATCGTGCTGCAAATGTAGTGGACATAGCCTCTGGTAGCTCACGTGGTGATGTCATCGAAACCGAACGTAGCTCGAACTCGGGATTCATGTCCAGGATAAATTTACGGCTGCGTGACATTGAGGACAATAATGATGCCGATCAAATGGCACAGGACGATGGAGAGACATCCGAACAGGAAGAGATGTCTGAACGGGAACAAATAACTCCTAGAAGGAGTGTCAGTGTACGTGCTGTTTCTAGCTCAGTGGCAATCAATGCCAATGAAGAGGAGTCTCAAGATCCGTTGCGTAACGAAGAAGCAGCACAGGGTGAAAGCGATACGGAGTTCAACTTCCACGAAGCCGAAACGGAATCCGATTCCGACGATAATCAAAGCACGCAGGATGCTCAACGCAGTGTTCAGACTGGGGCAACGGCTGGATCGGATACAGGTGAAG ACGATTCCGGAGATTCGAGCCAACCGGATGATGAAGGATCCGAAGACGGTGAAAGTGATGACCATTCACATGAGGACTTCAGCTTAGCCGATGAGCAGTTGGAGCGTCGGCAAACATCCGGAGGCAACCAACGAACGAATCTGGCTCCACAATCGATGCAATGGGCTATCAGAAGTCGGGAAACGACTGGTCCGGAACGGGTTCGTCTCACCACCGGCGGATCTAATTTGGTGTTCATTGACCCGAACGCACTGCGACGAACGACGGCTGCTAGTGCGGCTGTTACCGCTGCCCAGCAACAAGAGACTCCAACAATGACGACAACAGCTAGCGCTTTAGCACGAGCTTTCGGTATTGTGCTGAGACAGATTTCCGACTTGATTGGAATGTTACCAACAAGCTTCGCTGGTGCGTCATCTGCTTTGGACGTAACTCATCAAGAGGCAGTTCAGTTGCAG GAGTACGTCGAAAAACGATTGAAACCCACATGGGACTGGATCCTGACCGTGATGGAAGCCACCGAGGCACAACTGCGCTTTGGAGCGTCATTGACTGATTCTACAGACCCGACGCACCCGTTGCATCCACTTAATACGCCAAGCACGACATCTTCCAGCAGCAATAATGCCAGCTCGTCCGGGGGCATGATGGGAGTACTCG CAGGCAGTAGAAATCGTGCCGCTATCACCACTTTGGGCGCAACCACCGCGAGAAGTCTCGGATTTAGCGATAGCACCAATAACGAGAGAAGCTCGCGCGATG GTGGTTCATCGTCGGATGCCGCTTCAAGTCGTCGTGATTTCTTGACCTACTGTTTGTCACTGATGCGTGCCCACAATTCGGAACATCGCGACTTCCTACCCGTACTGGACGTGACAGCTCTACGCCATGTCGCTTACGTACTAGACGCCATCCTATTCTACATGCGTGCAACCAACGACTGCGATATCGATCGCACCACTACGGGATTGAACACGTGGGACGATCAGgacgaaaatgaaaatgaagacGCAGAAGAGGACATTTCAACGTCCATCGTGATGGACACCGATTCGGTAGATGACGATATGATGCGACCATCTCTCGGTCGACGTCATTCATTTTTCCAAAGGTCCGATTCGACGCTTTGCCTAGGCTGTCCGGCACCAGATCCGTTTAACACTCCGCTGGCAGAAGCCCTTCCTCTGGCTGATCAGCCACATCTACTTCAACCCAATGCACGACGGGAAGAGCTGTTCGGTATGCCGAAGCGTCCGATTACTCTTCCGCCAAACTCTCAACAACCTGGTGAATGTAATGTTAATCTTGAGGTACCTCCGGTTCGACTAAGTCTTTCTTCTACAATCCGAAATGAAGGTTCTAGCTCGTCTCTTGGCGGATCTGCACCGAATGCCAGCACCGTTGAAACTGTCGCAATGGAGATTTATCAAGACGAGACATCCCAGGAGAACAAACAGTCTGGTTCTAATAACACGGTAGAGATTTCCATTCCGGTCAGTATCTATCAGGATTCTAAGCAGCACAAAACGACAATTGTTGTCAACGAAAAAGGTGAGGCGATTTCACCAATCAAGGAGATCACTGTCGGCGCAGAGGGTGAATCAAAAGCTGGACCATCCAGTGAGCAATCTCAATCACCGAAACCTCCACCACCACCGCCACCGATCGCTTCTGTATCCGGTCCCTCTGGAGATAATTACTACAAGAAAAATCGGCTGTTCTACATCAAGAATAAATACAACGAAGAATCTGACGTGGAAGTAGATGAAGTCAGTATCAGTTCGGATGAGCCGCAGGATCTATCACAGTCTTTGATTAAGATAGACGTGGACACTGACCAGGATCACGACGAATTATCCGAGTCGGACTCTGAAGACGCACCACAATTGATGGTTAAGCGACAAAAGTTGGACGAGAACGCCATGAATGAGGACGGTTCGCTTGTCGTTGCCCAACAGGATGCTTCCACTTCGTCGATCCGCCCACCGATAATTGTGACCAGAAGAAAAGTGTCAATTGAAGGCGCCCAGCAAGGTGTTGGCGTAAGCG GTTCGGAAGGATCTGCTACTATTATGGCGACTCAAGGAAACTCACCCTCTGTTGGGTCTCTGACTGAGCAGCAGGGTACAATTACGTCATTTGTGACGTATACAACATCCGGAAATCAAGTAACTGTTTCGACGGGACCAGCTGCTAGTGGTTCGCCTGGAAAAAGCGTTATTGTACGAGCTGGACCCTCATCG TCTTTTTCGCCATCGGCAAGTTCCAACGCAGCTGAAGTCATTCAGCATGCCGAGGCTATGGACCTGCAAGAGATATCTGCTCACGTGACAGTGGAGACGACTCCGAACGTTCAGCAGACGGTACAACCGGAACTACCGCCACGTGGAATTTATCTCCGTTCAGGAAATAGTCAAGGTTCGCTAAATACCTCAATTCTCTCGGATATCCTTCTCGGGCGCTGGCGTCTATCATTGATTTTGTTCGGTCGGGTATTCCTAGAGGACGTAGGCGTTGAACCGGGTAGTGTGATATACGAGCTGAACGGATTTCCCGTGAAAGAGGCTAAATTTAGAAGGTATATGGAAAAGTTGAGGAACGCCCAGCAAAAGGATCTCACGTTGTCTAAAATGGAACGTAACAGGGCGGCGTTACTAACGCAAACGTTCAAAGAACTGAATACCCATTACAACAATCGAAGACTTCAATCGCCGTTAGCATTTTCACGGGTAAAAGTAACCTTCAAAGATGAACCGGGTGAAGGTTCTGGCGTGGCGAGAAGTTTCTACACGTCAATTGCAGAAGCTCTGTTAGCCAATGAAAAGTTGCCCAACTTAGATGCTGCTCAAACCGGTTCAGCAAAATATACATCGGTTCCATTCAATACTATGATGCAACGCAGCCGAGGAACTAGCAGTGGTGCCGGAGGAAGTAGTTCTACTGGTGCGGGAGGAAGCAGCAGTGCTAGCAGAGATTCCAGCGTTCGCCGAGGACTTTCCAGCAAGCAACCACTGTGGAGACCGAACCGTGAGTCTCGCAAAACACTCAACTACGACGCAAGGCCGTTCCGACCAGCAAGCGAACAAGTGCAAGTTTCCGCCGGTAGTGGAGGTGTCGGTGGAAACAATAGCCCACCATTTTTACACATCAACGATAGTTTACCGGCTCATCAACAACAACTAGGCGAACGATTATATCCTAAGGTACAAGCCTTGTATCCTAATAACGCCCCGAAGATCACTGGAATGTTGTTGGATCTACCAGCAACGCAAATCCTAATGTTGTTGGCATCGGAGGAAAGCCTTAGACAGAAAGCCAATGAGGCACTGGAAATAATCTTAAGTCGGCAGcggctcgaaatcgataatctCAGCGTTGGGGGTGTCGGTGGATCATCTTCTTCGGCGTCGGCCGGTGGGGGATCCGTCGAACAACAAGCTGGTAACAGTTCTGGCTTCCCGCAAGGATCGAGTGCCGGTTTATCGAAGAAGAGTGGTCCGGTGTTGATCCTAGAAGATTGTCAACTAGACGCACCTTTGTTCTATTCGCCTGGAAAGCGTGGATTTTATAGTCCCCGACAAGGTTACCCCTCGAGCGATCGACTGAACGCATTTAGGAATGTTGGAAG ATTGATTGGACTGTGCTTACTGCAAAACGAACTGTTTCCACTGTTCCTGCAACGACACGTGCTAAAACACATCCTTGGTCGTCAGATTCGCTTCCACGATTTAGCCTTCTTCGATCCGGTCGTATACGATTCACTCCGACAGTTGGTAAAGGATTCGAACACCAAGAGTGGTATCAACATCCTGCAGAGCCTGGAGCTTAACTTTGT CATCGATTTGATCCCAGAGGAAGGTTCGGGTTCGGTGGAAATTGTGCCTGGAGGTCGTGACATTCAGGTGAACGAAAGCAATGTATTCGATTATGTGCGGAAATACGCCGAGTATCGTATGATCAAAACGCAAGAGAAGGCATTAGAT gctATACGTTCGGGGGTGTTTGATGTGCTACCGGATACGGCATTGGATCAACTGACGGCGGAAGATTTGCGGTTGCTGTTGAACGGCGTTGGCGACATTCACGTTGGTACTCTGATCTCATATACTTCCTTCAACGACGAAAGCAACGAAAGTAGTGACAAGCTACTAAAGTTTAAAAGATGGCTCTGGAGCGTCGTGGAGAAGATGAGCAACCTGGAACGACAAGACTTG GTCTATTTCTGGACCGGGTCGCCTGCCCTACCTGCCTCAGAGGATGGCTTCCAGCCGATGCCATCAGTAACAATTAGACCGGCCGACGATGCCCACCTCCCAACGGCCAACACTTGCATCTCTAGACTGTATATCCCGCTTTACTCCAGCAAGGCAGTTCTTCGGCATAAGCTGCTGCTAGCAATAAAAACGAAGAATTTTGGATTCGTTTAG